A window of Pseudophryne corroboree isolate aPseCor3 chromosome 12, aPseCor3.hap2, whole genome shotgun sequence contains these coding sequences:
- the ACYP1 gene encoding acylphosphatase-1, with protein MAEGGTLITLDYEVFGKVQGVFFRKYTQKAGARLGLVGWVRNTATGTVQGQLQGPIASVREMQEWLQNTGSPKSVIKEAQFHNEKTIQRLEFSSFQISK; from the exons ATGGCTGAAGGGGGGACACTCATCACCCTGGATTACGAGGTTTTCGGGAAAGTTCAAGGTGTTTTCTTTCGCAAGTATACGCAG AAAGCGGGGGCTCGTCTGGGCCTTGTTGGTTGGGTGCGTAATACAGCAACGGGAACAGTCCAGGGACAGCTACAAGGTCCTATAGCCAGTGTGCGAGAGATGCAGGAATGGCTGCAGAACACAGGAAGCCCCAAGTCCGTGATCAAAGAGGCACAATTCCATAATGAAAAGACGATACAACGGCTGGAATTCAGCAGCTTTCAGATCAGCAAGTGA